Proteins from a single region of Geovibrio ferrireducens:
- the mce gene encoding methylmalonyl-CoA epimerase encodes MLEKIDHIGIAVRNLDEALKFYGVMGAGADHFEEVPTQKVRVAFINVGGVNIELLEPTSEESPIAKYLEKKGEGIHHIAYRVPCVKTALDKLRSEGIKLIDEEPKPGAHGMQIAFVHPKSVNGVLTELSQEGAH; translated from the coding sequence ATGCTGGAAAAGATTGATCACATCGGAATAGCGGTCAGGAATCTGGACGAGGCGCTGAAATTTTACGGTGTCATGGGTGCGGGTGCTGATCATTTTGAGGAAGTCCCCACTCAGAAGGTGCGTGTGGCGTTCATCAATGTCGGCGGCGTGAACATTGAGCTTCTGGAGCCCACGAGTGAGGAGAGCCCCATCGCCAAGTATCTTGAAAAGAAGGGCGAGGGCATCCACCACATAGCCTACAGGGTTCCCTGTGTAAAAACCGCTCTGGACAAGCTCAGGTCTGAGGGGATAAAGCTCATTGACGAGGAGCCCAAACCCGGCGCTCACGGAATGCAGATAGCCTTTGTTCACCCTAAAAGCGTGAACGGTGTCCTGACGGAGCTTTCGCAGGAAGGTGCTCATTAA
- a CDS encoding LysO family transporter, translating to MLYYILAVIAGLIPSLFLPEGYHGRVRRHLFTFSLVGLLFFMGVNLGKDPHILEKLADFGLTSFIISVFVIVFSVAFVLLFVRLFGKKEC from the coding sequence ATGCTGTACTACATTCTGGCGGTCATAGCCGGGCTGATTCCGTCTCTTTTTCTGCCTGAGGGTTACCACGGGCGTGTGCGGAGGCATCTTTTCACATTCAGCCTTGTGGGATTACTGTTTTTTATGGGCGTAAACCTCGGCAAAGACCCGCATATACTTGAAAAATTAGCTGATTTCGGACTTACGTCCTTTATCATATCCGTATTTGTCATAGTTTTCAGCGTGGCGTTTGTCCTGCTGTTTGTTCGTTTATTCGGTAAAAAAGAATGCTGA
- a CDS encoding lysine exporter LysO family protein translates to MLIVLVASVFAGAFLSFNGLLPEVLVNNNGMLVEAMLYLMLFLIGFDLGTSRAGLKATLKPDRYLIIVPAGTIAGTIFGGFLCSFVIKLSAMDAMAVASGFGWYSFSAVILAKVKSAELGAIAFLSNVIRESLTLVCVPFIAKYFGQYAAIAPGGATTMDVTLPVIEKFAGRRAALIGFVQGVVLTTLTPFIIQLFI, encoded by the coding sequence ATGCTGATAGTGCTTGTTGCTTCTGTTTTTGCAGGGGCTTTTCTTTCTTTCAACGGTCTTCTCCCTGAGGTGCTTGTCAATAACAACGGCATGCTGGTGGAGGCGATGCTTTATCTCATGCTGTTTCTCATAGGCTTTGATCTGGGCACTTCCAGAGCCGGGCTTAAGGCCACCCTCAAGCCGGACAGATACCTTATCATTGTCCCTGCGGGGACAATAGCCGGAACCATATTCGGCGGTTTCCTCTGTTCGTTCGTGATTAAGCTCTCCGCTATGGACGCTATGGCGGTAGCTTCGGGCTTCGGGTGGTATTCGTTTTCGGCGGTTATACTGGCCAAGGTGAAAAGTGCGGAACTAGGCGCTATCGCCTTCCTTTCAAATGTTATCAGAGAGAGCCTGACCCTTGTCTGTGTGCCTTTCATAGCGAAATACTTCGGTCAGTATGCGGCAATTGCTCCGGGCGGGGCTACCACCATGGATGTTACTCTGCCGGTGATAGAGAAGTTCGCGGGAAGACGCGCGGCACTCATCGGCTTTGTACAGGGGGTTGTGCTGACCACCCTGACACCATTTATCATCCAGCTTTTTATCTGA